GGCGGCGACGCCGGACACCACCGCGGCCGCGGACGAGCCGAGCCCGCGCGCGTGCGGGATCGCGTTGAAGCAGCGCAGGTGCAGGCCCGGCGGCTCGACGCCGAGGTGCGCGCACGTCTTGCGGATCGCCCGCACGACCAGGTGGGTCTCGTCGGTGGGGACGTCCGCGACACCACCGGCGCCGGCGTCGATCACCTCGACCTTGAGCCCGCCGTCGGTGACCTGCACCTCGACGACGTCGTAGAGGCCGAGCGCCATGCCGAAGGCGTCGAAGCCCGGCCCGATGTTCGCCGTGGACGCCGGGACGGTGACCTTGAACCCGGTCACGAGAGCGCCCCCATGTGGCGTTGGTTGCGCTGGACGCACCGAACGCCACATTGGGGCGTTCGCCGGCCGGTGCTCACCGCAGGTCCAGGGCCGCCGCGACCGCGGACGGGTCCACGGCCAGGGGTTCGACCTCGACGTTGCCCGCCAGGGCCGTCTGCGGGTCCTTCAGGCCGTGTCCGGTGACCGTGCAGACGACCCGCGAACCGCGCGGGAGCCTGCCGTCGGCGGCCGTCGCGAGCAGGCCCGCGACGCTCGTGGCCGACGCCGGCTCGACGAACACGCCTTCGCGCGCGGCCAGCAGCCGGTACGCCTCGAGAATCTTCTCGTCCGTGACGGCTTCGAAGAGCCCGTCGGACTCTTCCTTCGCCGCCACCGCGGACGTCCACGACGCCGGGCTGCCGATCCGGATCGCCGTGGCGATCGTGTCCGGGTCGCGCACCGGCTCGCCCAGCACCAGCGGCGCCGCGCCGGCCGCCTGGAAGCCGAACATCCGCGGCGTGTTCTTCACCACACCGTCGGCCGCGTACTCCGCATACCCCGCCCAGTAGGCGGTGATGTTGCCCGCGTTGCCGACCGGCAGGCAGTGGATGTCCGGCGCCGTGCCGAGCACGTCGCAGATTTCGAAGGCCGCGGTCTTCTGGCCGGCGATGCGCACCGGGTTCACCGAGTTGACCAGGGTGACCGGGTAGTCGCTCGCAGTCTTGCGAGCCAGCTCGAGGCAGTCGTCGAAGTTGCCGTCCACCTGCAGGATCCGCGCGCCGTGCAGCACGGCCTGGGCGAGCTTGCCCATGGCGATCTTGCCCTGCGGCACCAGCACGGCACAGGTGAGGCCGGCCCGGGCGGCGTAGGCGGCGGCCGAGGCGGAGGTGTTGCCGGTCGACGCGCAGATGACCGCCTTGAGGCCGCTCGCGAGCGCGTGCGTGATGGCCACGGTCATCCCGCGGTCCTTGAAGGATCCCGTCGGGTTGGCGCCTTCGACCTTGAGGTGGACCTCGCAGCCGGTCAGCTCGGACAGGTGGTGCGCGGGCAGCAGGGGCGTGTTGCCCTCCCCGAGCGTGACGATCCGCGCGCCGTCCGGGACCGGGACGCGGTCCCGGTACGCCTCGATGAGCCCGGGCCAAGGGTGCCTGATCATGCGATCGCCTCGCTCCGCGAGACAGCGTCTGATCCTTTTTGGCGCATGATGTCCATGGTTCGCTCGCAAGCGTCGCTCACTGGTCTTCGCCTTCCACCCGCATCACGCTGACAACTTCGTGGACGACGTCGAGCCGGCTGATTTCGTCCACAGTGGACTCGAGGGCGGCGTCCGGGGCCTGGTGGGTCACCACGACCAGGCTCGCGCGGTCGCCGACGTCGCTCTGCCGGACCGCCGCGATGCTGACGCCGTGGTCGGCGAACGCCTGCGCCACCTGGGCCAGCACACCCGCGCGGTCGGCGACGGAAAGGCTTACGTGGTACCGGGTCGGGGTCTGCCCCATCGGCCGCACCGGCAGCGCCGCGTGCGCGGATTCGCGCGGGCCGCGGCCACCGACGACCCGGTTGCGGGCCACCGCGACGAGATCCCCGAGCACCGCGCTCGCGGTCGGCGCGCCGCCCGCGCCCTGGCCGTAGAACATCAGCTCGCCCGCCGCGTCGGCCTCGACGTAGACGGCGTTGAACGCGCCGCCGACGCCGGCGAGCTGGTGGCTGCGCGGGATCATCACCGGGTGCACACGGGCGGAAACCGACTCGACACCGTCGTCGTCGGTGACCCGCTCACAAATGGCCAGCAGCTTCACCGTGCGGCCGAGTATCCGGGCCGCGCCGAGGTCGGCCGCGGTGACATCGGCG
This window of the Amycolatopsis balhimycina FH 1894 genome carries:
- the thrC gene encoding threonine synthase, with the translated sequence MIRHPWPGLIEAYRDRVPVPDGARIVTLGEGNTPLLPAHHLSELTGCEVHLKVEGANPTGSFKDRGMTVAITHALASGLKAVICASTGNTSASAAAYAARAGLTCAVLVPQGKIAMGKLAQAVLHGARILQVDGNFDDCLELARKTASDYPVTLVNSVNPVRIAGQKTAAFEICDVLGTAPDIHCLPVGNAGNITAYWAGYAEYAADGVVKNTPRMFGFQAAGAAPLVLGEPVRDPDTIATAIRIGSPASWTSAVAAKEESDGLFEAVTDEKILEAYRLLAAREGVFVEPASATSVAGLLATAADGRLPRGSRVVCTVTGHGLKDPQTALAGNVEVEPLAVDPSAVAAALDLR